One region of Kazachstania africana CBS 2517 chromosome 3, complete genome genomic DNA includes:
- the BGL2 gene encoding glucan 1,3-beta-glucosidase (similar to Saccharomyces cerevisiae BGL2 (YGR282C); ancestral locus Anc_5.8) — protein MRFSTFATTAAGLLLAASKVTAMGELAFNIGVKNNDGTCKATSDYENDLAILKDYTTTIKVYAASDCNTLQNLGPAAEAAGFTVFVGVWPTDDTHFSEEKTALSTYLPAIKKSTVAGFIVGSEALYRDDLSASSLADKIDEIRTLVSSIDDSEGNSYSGVQVGTVDSWNVLVAGYNSAVIEASDFVMANAFSYWQGQTMSNASYSFFDDIMQALQTIQTTKGSTDITFWVGETGWPTDGTNYESSYPSVENAQQFWQEGICAMRAWGVDVIVFEAFDEDWKPNTSGTSDVEKHWGVWTSDDSLKYSLSCDFSS, from the coding sequence ATGCGTTTCTCTACTTTCGCTACTACTGCTGCTGGTTTGTTACTAGCTGCCTCCAAGGTCACTGCCATGGGTGAACTGGCCTTCAACATCGGTGTCAAGAACAATGATGGTACCTGTAAGGCTACTTCCGACTACGAAAACGATTTAGCCATTTTAAAGGATTACACTACTACTATCAAGGTCTATGCTGCTTCTGATTGTAACACTTTACAAAACTTGGGTCCTGCTGCTGAAGCTGCTGGTTTCACCGTCTTTGTCGGTGTCTGGCCAACTGACGACACCCATTTCTCTGAAGAAAAGACCGCTTTGTCTACTTATCTTCCAGCTATCAAGAAATCTACCGTTGCTGGTTTCATCGTTGGTTCTGAAGCTTTATACCGTGACGATCTATCTGCTTCCTCTTTAGCTGACAAGATTGACGAAATCCGTACTTTAGTTTCCTCCATTGATGACTCTGAAGGTAACTCATACTCGGGTGTCCAAGTCGGTACTGTCGATTCCTGGAATGTTCTCGTTGCTGGTTACAACTCTGCCGTTATTGAAGCTTCTGACTTCGTCATGGCCAACGCCTTCTCTTACTGGCAAGGTCAAACCATGAGTAACGCCTCATACTCTTTCTTTGACGATATTATGCAAGCTTTACAAACCATCCAAACTACAAAGGGTTCTACCGATATCACTTTCTGGGTTGGTGAAACCGGCTGGCCAACCGATGGTACCAACTATGAAAGTTCTTACCCATCCGTCGAAAACGCCCAACAATTCTGGCAGGAAGGTATCTGTGCTATGAGAGCGTGGGGTGTCGATGTCATCGTTTTTGAAGCCTTTGACGAAGACTGGAAGCCAAACACTTCTGGTACGAGTGATGTTGAAAAACACTGGGGTGTCTGGACTTCTGACGACTCTTTGAAATACTCCCTATCCTGTGACTTTTCCAGTTAA